A window of Chitinophaga sp. MM2321 contains these coding sequences:
- a CDS encoding DEAD/DEAH box helicase, which translates to MPINLLSEPIRRYIRDKRWEELRPIQAAAIKKIISTDQNFILASRTASGKTEAAFLPILSKLNFREHGVQVLYISPLIALINDQFYRVEELCKHLDISVTKWHGEASKAAKEAVVKQPNGIVLITPESIEAMFVNKPFNILHLFSNLRYVVIDEIHSFIGTERGIQLKSLLARIQSTIPVPFSIIGLSATIGDYREAKRFTGNEANTIVLLDRTKKEINAKFKYFEAEGEELPLALLKDLYVETKDDKVLIFPNNRGRAEEIAVKLRKISDKVGGHSNYFSHHSSVDKEVREHVEYFAKNNERRSFCIACTSTLELGIDIGGVDEVVQIDAANSIASLIQRVGRSGRKNGMPSNLFLYATNQWSLLQSIACWELYQEEFIEPPEITEKPYDILVHQILSILKGGNGITHERLLRELSTNFAFSQIDTIEKEEVISHLLSIDFIEKTGLELIIGVEGEKIVNNKDFYSVFISEPNFKVLHAGNRIGEIPFSPQIKEDENILLAAKIWKIKFVDFKAKKIEVVRAADGRKPVFFSGHLTVHTKIREKMLEIIYSTKQFSYLDEACQQQILEIRQEFMSCKIRNVEGERPLLVTDKKVKFYSFTGTKTNQSLGLLFTVNGIINNLDVYVSSFEMSISVEELQKKWLNLLLSLNNIDEHIESLLKQNPSLIDFSKWAIYLPLKLQIGLLKQQYYDFNAAAQLVNFIKLVPNSE; encoded by the coding sequence ATGCCTATCAACTTGCTCTCTGAGCCAATCCGCAGGTATATTAGAGATAAACGCTGGGAAGAACTCCGACCAATTCAGGCAGCGGCCATCAAGAAAATTATTTCTACTGACCAGAATTTTATTCTAGCATCAAGAACAGCCTCTGGTAAAACAGAGGCTGCATTTCTCCCTATTCTTTCTAAATTAAATTTTAGAGAGCATGGGGTGCAGGTTCTATATATTTCACCCCTAATAGCACTAATTAATGATCAATTTTACCGGGTAGAGGAACTGTGTAAACACCTCGATATCTCCGTTACAAAGTGGCACGGGGAAGCTAGTAAAGCAGCAAAAGAGGCTGTGGTAAAGCAACCCAATGGCATTGTATTGATAACGCCTGAATCCATTGAGGCGATGTTTGTAAATAAACCATTTAATATCTTACATCTTTTCTCCAATTTGAGATATGTTGTTATTGATGAGATACATTCTTTTATTGGTACGGAGAGAGGGATACAACTCAAATCCTTACTGGCAAGGATACAATCAACCATACCTGTTCCATTCAGTATAATTGGTTTATCTGCTACTATTGGTGACTATCGGGAAGCAAAACGATTTACAGGTAATGAAGCAAATACAATAGTCCTGTTGGACAGAACGAAAAAGGAAATAAACGCAAAGTTCAAATACTTTGAAGCCGAAGGAGAGGAGTTACCGTTGGCTTTACTGAAAGATTTATACGTAGAAACGAAGGATGACAAAGTTCTTATATTTCCCAATAATAGAGGGCGTGCGGAGGAAATAGCGGTTAAACTCAGGAAGATTTCGGATAAAGTGGGAGGGCATTCCAATTATTTCTCACATCACTCATCTGTTGATAAAGAAGTAAGAGAGCATGTTGAGTATTTTGCGAAAAATAATGAAAGACGGAGTTTTTGTATTGCATGCACTTCCACATTGGAGCTTGGAATTGATATCGGTGGTGTGGATGAAGTAGTGCAGATTGATGCGGCGAATAGTATCGCTTCTCTTATTCAAAGAGTAGGTAGAAGTGGGCGAAAAAATGGTATGCCAAGCAATCTGTTTCTGTATGCCACTAATCAATGGAGCCTTTTGCAATCTATCGCTTGTTGGGAACTCTATCAGGAAGAATTCATAGAACCACCGGAGATAACTGAGAAACCTTATGATATTTTGGTACATCAAATATTATCCATCCTCAAAGGGGGAAATGGTATTACGCATGAACGGTTATTGAGAGAACTATCAACAAACTTTGCTTTTTCTCAGATTGATACCATCGAGAAGGAAGAAGTGATAAGCCACCTACTATCCATAGATTTTATAGAAAAGACAGGACTTGAATTGATTATTGGAGTAGAAGGAGAAAAGATAGTTAATAATAAAGATTTTTATAGCGTTTTTATTTCGGAGCCTAATTTTAAAGTCCTACATGCAGGTAATAGAATAGGTGAAATTCCATTCTCTCCACAAATAAAGGAGGACGAGAATATCTTACTCGCGGCAAAAATTTGGAAGATAAAATTTGTAGATTTTAAAGCAAAGAAAATTGAAGTTGTGAGAGCCGCAGATGGGCGAAAACCCGTATTCTTTAGTGGACATCTCACCGTGCATACCAAGATAAGAGAAAAGATGCTGGAAATAATTTACTCCACTAAACAATTTTCCTACTTGGATGAGGCGTGTCAGCAACAGATATTAGAGATTCGACAAGAATTTATGAGCTGTAAGATTAGGAATGTTGAGGGAGAAAGACCTTTGCTGGTGACCGATAAAAAAGTTAAATTTTATTCATTTACAGGTACAAAAACTAATCAATCGCTTGGATTACTATTTACCGTAAATGGTATTATAAATAATTTGGATGTATATGTTAGCTCATTTGAAATGTCAATTTCTGTGGAAGAATTACAAAAGAAGTGGCTCAATCTACTTTTATCATTGAATAATATTGATGAACATATTGAATCCTTACTGAAGCAGAATCCTAGTTTGATCGACTTTTCCAAGTGGGCTATTTATTTGCCTTTAAAGTTACAGATCGGGTTACTAAAACAGCAATATTATGATTTTAATGCAGCAGCGCAGCTGGTAAATTTTATTAAGCTTGTACCAAATAGTGAATAA